A part of Longimicrobiaceae bacterium genomic DNA contains:
- a CDS encoding DNA-3-methyladenine glycosylase I, with amino-acid sequence MTVERAGADALPVQRCKWAGSDPQMQAYHDEEWGVPVRDGRALWGKLVLDGFQAGLAWITILRKREAFLRAFQGFDPEVVARFGEEDVARLLQDPGIVRSRAKIGGAIGNARAYLKMAEAGEDFSAFVWGIAGGEPIVSDGVTVPAKTPLSEEMSAALKKRGFKFVGPVIVYAWMQATGIVNDHVAGCFRRDVGGHVS; translated from the coding sequence ATGACCGTCGAACGAGCTGGTGCGGATGCGCTTCCGGTGCAGCGCTGCAAATGGGCGGGGAGCGACCCGCAGATGCAGGCGTACCACGACGAGGAGTGGGGCGTGCCCGTGCGCGACGGCCGGGCGCTGTGGGGGAAGCTGGTGCTCGACGGCTTCCAGGCGGGGCTGGCGTGGATCACCATCCTGCGAAAGCGCGAGGCGTTCCTGCGAGCCTTCCAGGGCTTCGATCCGGAGGTGGTGGCACGGTTCGGTGAGGAGGACGTGGCGCGGCTGCTCCAGGATCCCGGCATCGTGCGGTCGCGCGCGAAGATCGGAGGGGCGATCGGGAACGCGCGGGCCTATCTGAAGATGGCGGAGGCGGGGGAGGATTTCTCGGCGTTCGTGTGGGGCATCGCGGGCGGGGAGCCGATCGTGAGCGACGGGGTGACCGTGCCGGCGAAGACGCCGCTGTCCGAGGAGATGTCCGCGGCGCTGAAGAAGCGCGGGTTCAAGTTTGTGGGCCCGGTGATCGTCTACGCCTGGATGCAGGCGACGGGGATCGTTAACGACCACGTCGCCGGCTGCTTCCGCCGTGACGTTGGCGGTCACGTGAGCTAG
- a CDS encoding GGDEF domain-containing protein, whose product MMLRRLDDRDLKLVLAAPPEWLGEGAEGAPEWIPAKAARSPAGAEAGAAERVPAVMFVADVAADNTARVANGSVVAGAGPAAWREEALRTARRRELPDKLLRFFEELNLAEGEAEVYRAVAVNAVRIVGAHTGLVLVRDTCAPGHLRVAGGSAGAVREAMVPRLERFGKPGLICAVQARSGGHDSPIAELAPLAGDRATSTLAHVPFGDGGVLMLTERRDERVFEGEDWDMLRALALQGEMALRRVRLLESVRSLALTDPLTGLANRRQMDVVMGYAWAAAQRGEGLAVIVIDLDDFKAVNDRRGHLVGDELLRAVAEALRAEARGSDTVVRYGGDEFLVILPGGDAPGARALMRRVRARLDGRAELSHGIAVHTPAHSCAEELIRDADRRLYDNKAARAASAPILGG is encoded by the coding sequence ATGATGCTTCGCCGTCTGGATGACCGGGACCTCAAGCTGGTGCTGGCGGCTCCGCCGGAGTGGCTGGGCGAGGGAGCCGAAGGGGCGCCGGAGTGGATCCCGGCTAAGGCGGCGCGGAGCCCGGCCGGGGCGGAGGCGGGTGCGGCCGAGCGGGTGCCCGCGGTGATGTTCGTGGCCGACGTGGCGGCGGACAACACGGCGCGCGTGGCGAACGGCAGCGTGGTCGCGGGCGCGGGCCCCGCCGCGTGGCGCGAGGAGGCGCTCCGCACCGCCCGCCGGCGCGAGCTGCCGGACAAGCTGCTGCGCTTCTTCGAGGAGCTGAACCTGGCTGAGGGCGAGGCCGAGGTGTACCGCGCGGTGGCGGTGAACGCCGTGCGCATCGTGGGCGCGCACACGGGCCTGGTGCTGGTGCGCGACACGTGTGCGCCGGGGCACCTGCGCGTGGCGGGCGGCTCCGCGGGCGCGGTGCGCGAGGCGATGGTGCCGCGGCTGGAGCGCTTCGGCAAGCCGGGGCTGATCTGCGCGGTGCAGGCGCGGAGCGGCGGGCACGACTCGCCCATCGCCGAGCTGGCGCCGCTGGCGGGGGACCGGGCGACGTCCACCCTCGCCCACGTGCCCTTCGGCGACGGCGGGGTGCTGATGCTGACGGAGCGGCGCGACGAGCGGGTGTTCGAGGGCGAGGACTGGGACATGCTGCGCGCGTTGGCCCTGCAGGGCGAGATGGCGCTGCGGCGCGTGCGCCTGCTGGAGAGCGTGCGAAGCCTGGCGCTCACCGACCCGCTCACGGGCTTGGCGAACCGCCGGCAGATGGACGTGGTGATGGGCTACGCCTGGGCCGCGGCGCAGCGCGGCGAGGGACTGGCGGTGATCGTGATCGACCTGGACGACTTCAAGGCGGTGAACGACCGCCGCGGCCACCTGGTGGGCGATGAGCTGCTGCGCGCCGTGGCCGAGGCCCTTCGCGCGGAGGCCCGCGGCTCCGACACCGTCGTGCGCTACGGCGGCGACGAGTTCCTGGTGATCCTGCCCGGCGGCGACGCGCCCGGCGCCCGCGCGCTCATGCGGCGCGTGCGCGCGCGGCTGGACGGCCGCGCGGAGCTGAGCCACGGGATCGCGGTGCACACGCCCGCGCACTCGTGCGCGGAGGAGCTGATCCGGGATGCGGACCGGCGGCTGTACGACAACAAGGCGGCCCGCGCCGCATCGGCGCCCATCCTCGGGGGCTGA
- a CDS encoding HD domain-containing phosphohydrolase, which yields MADPTAHDLASSPSAGGGDPVLHHLAEAAGAYHEERREMQGELEEARGDLSASQSELDEARELLRALDAELNHARDEARRAREDAERQLRRAEHMHAAIGQIHRSLFAGNVYELILKACLTITHATRGLYVTWRGDRDEPRVRAAVDVGEYPGAPVSPYVRALCRRVLDENRAIVCNAAGDLGPLPEPEESERFRNCVISPVVLLKNLDGILIAADKDGEFEQADIDSLLSVGSQAAVAVENRHLERELQSAYVSTVTMLADAVEAKDPYTHGHCEMASRYARLIAGRMELEPYEQSLVCYSALLHDVGKIGVSDGVLNKPGPLLPEERELMRAHVRVGHDLLSTIPALRSVAQVVLHHHEWYDGSGYPDGLAGDAIPVAARIVAAVDAYCAMVTRRSYKEAYTEDHARSELRKFAGTQFDPEIVDIFLQVLDTPAASDQDDDDYAECGLLPGFANIHDLREALP from the coding sequence ATGGCCGACCCCACCGCGCACGACCTGGCCTCATCGCCGTCCGCGGGCGGCGGCGACCCCGTGCTGCACCACCTGGCCGAGGCCGCCGGCGCCTACCACGAAGAGCGGCGGGAGATGCAGGGCGAGCTGGAGGAAGCGCGCGGCGACCTGTCGGCGTCGCAGAGCGAGCTGGACGAGGCGCGCGAGCTGCTGCGCGCACTGGACGCCGAACTGAACCACGCGCGCGACGAGGCCCGCCGCGCCCGCGAAGACGCCGAGCGGCAGCTTCGCCGCGCCGAGCACATGCACGCCGCCATCGGCCAGATCCACCGCTCGCTCTTCGCGGGCAACGTCTACGAGCTGATCCTCAAGGCGTGCCTCACCATCACCCACGCCACGCGCGGGCTGTACGTGACCTGGCGCGGCGACCGCGACGAGCCCCGCGTGCGCGCCGCCGTGGACGTGGGCGAGTACCCGGGCGCGCCCGTGTCGCCATACGTGCGCGCGCTGTGCAGGCGCGTGCTGGACGAGAACCGCGCGATCGTCTGCAACGCCGCGGGCGATCTGGGGCCGCTGCCCGAGCCGGAAGAGAGCGAGAGATTCCGCAACTGCGTGATCTCCCCCGTGGTGCTGCTCAAGAACCTGGACGGCATCCTCATCGCCGCAGACAAGGACGGCGAGTTCGAGCAGGCCGACATCGACTCGCTGCTCAGCGTGGGCAGCCAGGCCGCCGTGGCCGTCGAGAACCGCCACCTGGAGCGAGAGCTCCAGAGCGCGTACGTCTCCACCGTCACCATGCTGGCCGACGCGGTGGAGGCCAAGGACCCGTACACCCACGGCCACTGCGAGATGGCGTCGCGCTACGCCCGCCTCATCGCCGGCCGCATGGAGCTGGAGCCGTACGAGCAGTCGCTCGTCTGCTACTCCGCGCTCCTGCACGACGTGGGCAAGATCGGCGTGAGCGACGGCGTGCTCAACAAGCCCGGCCCGCTGCTGCCCGAAGAGCGCGAGCTTATGCGCGCGCACGTGCGCGTGGGCCACGACCTGCTCAGCACCATCCCCGCGCTGCGGTCGGTCGCGCAGGTCGTGCTGCACCACCACGAGTGGTACGACGGCAGCGGCTACCCCGACGGGCTGGCGGGAGATGCGATCCCCGTGGCCGCCCGCATCGTCGCCGCGGTAGATGCGTACTGCGCCATGGTCACGCGCCGCAGCTACAAGGAGGCGTACACCGAGGACCACGCGCGCTCCGAGCTGCGCAAGTTCGCCGGCACGCAGTTCGATCCCGAGATCGTGGACATCTTCCTCCAGGTCCTCGACACCCCCGCCGCCAGCGACCAGGACGACGACGACTACGCCGAGTGCGGCCTCCTCCCCGGCTTCGCCAACATCCACGACCTCCGCGAAGCCCTCCCGTAG